From the genome of Apodemus sylvaticus chromosome 3, mApoSyl1.1, whole genome shotgun sequence, one region includes:
- the LOC127680042 gene encoding selection and upkeep of intraepithelial T-cells protein 8-like: MMKPEFSYFSVFCMYFLFLQVMMSSEKPRVTTPTRHVLARVRGQAYLSCQVIPPRNVANMEVRWFKSGHSQPVYLYRGGHNMSGEAAPEYANRIEFVKEAIGEGKVALRIHNISISDNGPYQCSFNDTGFIDVVSMNLNVTAVGLETEIHVQAPDADGVMVECNSGGWFPRPQIEWRDSNGETFPQSSKSYSQDEASFFHMKMTLLLTNRSQGSIICYIFHPVTGEEKQTSIILANELFNQDHIWMEILVSVVCIMLIIYLLFIIFIFRRQGCASGCLSKCLPVLNFWPVQLSHFLFCTGVLFAIYLPHRRRVYLSDPQFPLYNNWISKLLFVTLFLTMCFVLPIIVLLLKKLSSTSLTKWKNKDDVMDR, translated from the exons aTGATGAAGCCTGAGTTCTCTTACTTTTCTGTATTCTGTATGTACTTTCTCTTTCTGCAAGTGATGATGTCTTCAG agaaaccgAGGGTCACTACTCCCACAAGACATGTGTTAGCTAGAGTAAGAGGCCAGGCTTATCTTAGCTGCCAGGTGATCCCACCACGCAATGTGGCAAATATGGAGGTGCGCTGGTTCAAGAGTGGCCATTCCCAACCTGTTTACCTATACAGAGGTGGCCACAACATGAGTGGAGAAGCAGCTCCTGAATATGCAAATCGTATAGAGTTTGTGAAGGAGGCCATTGGAGAAGGCAAAGTAGCACTCAGAATTCATAATATCAGCATTTCTGATAATGGACCTTATCAATGTTCATTTAATGATACTGGCTTCATTGATGTAGTCAGTATGAACCTCAATGTGACAG CAGTTGGATTGGAGACAGAGATCCATGTTCAGGCTCCTGATGCTGATGGAGTAATGGTGGAGTGTAATTCAGGAGGGTGGTTCCCAAGGCCCCAAATTGAGTGGAGAGATAGTAATGGTGAAACATTTCCGCAGTCATCAAAATCATATTCACAGGATGAAGCCAGTTTTTTTCACATGAAGATGACTCTTCTCCTCACAAACAGGTCACAGGGCAGCATCATTTGTTATATTTTCCACCCTGTAACAGGTGAAGAGAAGCAAACAAGTATCATTCTAGCAA aTGAACTCTTTAATCAAGACCATATTTGGATGGAAATTTTAGTTTCTGTTGTATGTATAATGCTCATTATATATCTTCTTTTCATCATCTTCATTTTCAGGAGACAAG GATGTGCATCTGGATGCCTGTCTAAATGCCTTCCTGTGTTGAATTTTTGGCCTGTTCAATTATCGCATTTCTTATTCTGTACTGGAGTACTCTTTGCTATATATTTACCTCACCGGCGCAGAG TCTATCTTTCAgatcctcagtttcccttgtaCAACAACTGGATATCTAAATTGCTATTTGTGACACTTTTTCTGACAATGTGTTTTGTCTTACCAATCATTGTCTTATTATTAAAAAAACTTTCATCCACATCTCTGACTAAATGGAAGAACAAGGATGATGTCATGGACAGGTGA